A section of the Delphinus delphis chromosome 1, mDelDel1.2, whole genome shotgun sequence genome encodes:
- the TNNI1 gene encoding troponin I, slow skeletal muscle codes for MLAKAKECWEQEHEAREAEKSRYLAERIPALETRGLSLSALQDLCRDLHAKVEVVDEERYDIEAKCLHNTREIKDLKLKVLDLRGKFKRPPLRRVRVSADAMLRALLGSKHKVSMDLRANLKSVKKEDTEKERPVEVGDWRKNVEAMSGMEGRKKMFDAAKSPTSQ; via the exons ATGCTGGCCAAGGCCAAGGAGTGCTGGGAGCAAGAGCACGAGGCGCGGGAGGCCGAGAAGAGTCGCTACCTGGCCGAGCGCATCCCCGCGCTGGAGACCCGAGGCCTGTCGCTCAGCGCCCTGCAG GACCTGTGCCGGGACCTGCACGCCAAGGTGGAGGTGGTGGATGAGGAGAGATATGACATCGAGGCCAAATGCCTGCACAACACCAGGGAG ATCAAGGACCTGAAGCTCAAGGTGCTGGACCTGCGCGGGAAGTTCAAGCGCCCCCCCCTGCGGCGCGTCCGCGTCTCGGCCGACGCCATGCTGCGCGCCCTGCTGGGCTCCAAGCACAAGGTGTCCATGGACCTGCGCGCCAACCTCAAGTCTGTGAAAAAGGAGGACACGGAGAAG GAGCGGCCCGTGGAGGTGGGCGACTGGAGGAAGAACGTGGAGGCCATGTCCGGGATGGAGGGCCGCAAGAAGATGTTCGACGCTGCTAAGTCCCCGACCTCCCAGTAG